The following nucleotide sequence is from Elusimicrobiota bacterium.
CTATTCGGCAAGAAGGAAACCCGCGGCAGTCTTACGCTTGAGAAAGCGGGCGCGCATTGCTCGGAGCGCGAACGCGCGGCGGCGGAGGCGGAGCACAAGGCCGTGGACCTGATGCGCGCGGAATTGTTCAAATCCCAGATCGGATCAGTGATGAACGGCACTGTGACAGCCGTTACCGAAAGCGGCGCGTTCATACGTTTGGGAGATACGGGCGCCGAAGGGCTGCTGCGCGGTTCCACCCTGAAACCCGGCTCAAAGGTGAGCGTAACAGTGTCAGCCGTGGACGCCGCAAAGGGGCAGATCGACCTGGCCCCCGTCGGGCAAAAGATCCCGCCCGCGGCGCACTGGCAGGTATCGCACTGGAAAAAGCAGAAACACAATTCCGGCCGCGGCAGAGGAAGACGGCGCTGATTTATCCGGCGCAGAGTGTTCAGATTTCGAGGTGTGAATGTCCGATAATGAGGAAAACCCCGGTGTAAAGCCTGTGCTTCGCATAATAATCCTGCTGATAATTATGCCAGCCGCCTTTTTTTTCACCTATTGGATCCCGTGTACGCTCATTTTGAATCCATTCTTTGGAAACGAACACTCGCAACTGGCAGCCCGCTTTCGGTTGACCGGTTTCATTTCTTTTTTTGTCGCTCTCGGCGTCGGCTGGTATGTATGGAAAAAGCTCGGTGCGATATCGCAGGGGCGCGTTTCAGGCGCCTTGCTGGGAGCGGCTATACTGGGCGCGTTCGGCTTTTGCGCCGGGTTCTTCGGCCCGATGATCTTTGCCCCGGGGGCGAACCAGGGCCCGTTGCTCGGCCTCTTTATCACCGGCCCCCTGGGTTTCCTGCTAGGTGCGATCGCCGGTTTTATATATCCCAAATTCTTCAAATTCCTTACGCCGGATAAATAACCGATATTTTTATTTGATTGGGGGAAAATCAACAAAGGGTGGGATATTCAAGCTGAAATTGGGGTGGGGACAACCACATTTATATTTTAAAAACTCAACTCTTTGGAGGGGGTGGCGGCGGGTTTGTCTAAGGGGGTTTTCCGGAGGCCGACTTGAGCTTGCAGTCAGGGGAGGCCGAGGATAAGGGCGGCCGCGCTGGCCGACCCGACCCCCTCAGACAAATTCGCCGACAGGACCCCCTCACCTGTAATTAAATTTAAATCAATTGAATATAAAAAAGCCGCGGATTATTAAATCCACGGCTTTTTTAACCACACGCTTATTTTTCCAGCACTTCTATGTTGGCCCGGGGGACCACCAGCTTCTCTCCGCCGTCCAATTCAACCTCAAGCACCCTCACGCGGCTTTCGCTGCCCACGGTGGTAAGCTCCGGCGGCAGCGATTTTACCGTGCCGATAACCCCGAAATACGGCTCGCGGATAATACGCACAGGGTCGCCCGGCTCTATCCAGCCGCGCCCCTGCTCTCTCTTGCACTCGGTGACATTATTGGGATAGCCCGGCACTATTATTTCCGGCCGCATAACACCCGCGCGTATCTGCGTTGCGCCCGAGACGGAAGCCTTCTCGCCGTTCCTGGAAGCGAGCAGTTTGAAAGTATATTCCGCCATGGGAATTGAGCCGAAGCCCTCGGTGACTATCAGCGTAATGCCCAGATTCTCGGTGCCGGTTACGGCCACGCCTATGTCGTAGCCCATAAGTTCGCGAAGATCCCGGTCGTGTATGCCGCCCACCACCAAAGCCTTTACGCCCATCTCCACTGCTCTTTTTATAGTGGAAAGGCTGGCGTGCCTGCCGCCTATCAGAATTTTACCGCAATGTCTGTCTTTTATCCCTTCGGGGGCCAGATCTTCGGCAGGACTTTTAACCGCCACTTCTATCTCGCCGCTGGTTTCTCCTCCGATGCCGAAAATACCCTGTATAAAAGTGCCCTCCGTTTCCACCGTTACGCCGAAACCCTCGTGCACCTCCACCACTTTGCCTTTGATATATGCCGCAAGCGGCAGTATCCTCGGCGGTTCCCTGAGCATTACCTGCCCGGTTATTAAAGAAATAGACTCTATGGTACCGGCTATCGGAGACTCTATGGCGGTTTTAAACCATTTTATGAGCGGCTTGTTTTCGGCTATAACCTCACCCTTTGCTATGGCGGCTCCCTCGCCTTTAACCATAAAGTTTTTTATTTCATCAGGCGCTACCGACAGGCGGTTGGCCACATTTACCGGGTAAACCTTGCCCGGCAGTTCGGTCTGGGCCACTATATCCGAGCCTTCCACTTCTTCGCCAAGACCCACCAGCACTTTGCCGGGTATTGGCAGCGCTCTCTTCTTTTTTAAGAGCGTGCAGGGAATAACTTTCAATCCGGGAGTATAAGCGTGAGCCATAATTATATCCTCCAAAATGATTTCGTTCAGGGGCTTGAGACTAGTGGCTAGGGTTTGGGGACAGAGTTTTCCTTCCCTGACCGCTATTCTCTCTACGCTACCCGCTGCTTTAGACCGGGTACATCCCCATTGCTTTGTACCACTTATTCAAATCAGCTATACGTTTTGAGTGCGACTTGGGCAACTCAAAGGGACGGCCTCTGCCGTCAAGCACAAGTCCCACCACACCGCCCTCAATATCAGCCTCCACTTTGTTGCCGGAGCCCGCGCCCATGTCAAAACCCTTGGCGGGCCTTGCCGTAAGCTTTGCCTTGGCGGCTTCCAGCGGAATGTGCAGGATATCGCCGAAACGCAGGTCTCCCCAGAGCCTTTTTGCGCCCGGAGCCGTAACTTCCCAATCCATTATAACCTGGCCTTCCTTGGCAAGGCCTTTAGGAGCGAGGCAGGTTCCCATGCGCACAAGACAATCGTTGTAAAACACATCAAGGGCCGCTTTCTCGCTTATCTGGGCAAGCACCCCCAGGTGCGGCATCATAAAGATGGAATCCACCGCCATACGGGTAACGCCCTCGGGCTGGTAGGCGTCTATCATCATCAGCATGGACTGCGTGCGCCGGGGGGAATGCGCGAGTATCCCGCCCGAACCTATTACATAGTCCAGCCGCATGATATTGATAAGGCTGGCCCCGGAGGCGGTCTGCTCGAACGCGTCCGAGATGGAGCGTTCCTGCTGAACGCCCTTAAGGCCGACGGCAAGCGACTTGTGCTGGTCAAAAGCCAGGCGCAGGGCTTCGCGTGCGACCGCGTGTTCGATCTGCAGGTCTTCAACGGTCTGGGGGATGGTGGTGGGCCTTATCATTTTATTTTTCAGACGGTTGCGCAGGTCCTGTTCTTCCACGTCAAAAGGCAGCCAGCGCAGAATATTGGCAAGCCCCGTCTCGGCCATCACATTTGAAATGGAATAGCTCATCCCCAGGTTGGCGCTGACGGTGCGGTTAAAAACTCCCGAGAACACCGAGAACACGTCGGTGGTGGCGCCGCCTATGTCTACGGCCAGCACATTAAATTTATTCGCCTTGGCGAATTTTTCCGTCATGGAGCCGACCGCGGCCGGAGTGGGCATGATGGGCGCCCCCACCATCTTCATAAGCTTCGGGTAGCCGGGGGCCTGCTGCATCACATGCTCAAGAAAAATGTCGTGAATTTTGTGGCGCGCGGGCATCAGGTTTTCCCGCTCAAGCGAGGGGCGGATATTTTCCGTTATTATAAGAGCGGTGCGGTCGCCCAATATATCCTTTATCTGCTGATGCGCCTTGTTGTTGCCGGCGTAAATAACAGGCAGTTTGTAGGAGGCTCCAAGGCGGGGTTTCGGGTCGGCGGCCTTCAGGAACTGCGCAAGCTCAACCACGTGCGTAATGGTGCCGCCGTCGGTTCCGCCTGAAAGCAGCATCATGTCGGGCCGCAGCTGGCGGATGCGCTCGATCTTTTCGTGGTCGGCGCGGCCGTCGTTTGAAGCCAGCACGTCCATCACTATGGCGCCCGCGCCCAAAGCGCAGCGCTGGGCCGATTCGCCGGTCATAGCTTTTACGGCTCCGGCCACCATCATCTGCAGGCCGCCGCCGGCCGAAGAGGTTGAAACATAAATATCGGCGCCTGTATTGCCGTTATTAGGGGTTATTATATTCTCTCCGTCCAGTATTTTGCGGCCGGAAAGTTCTTCCACCTCGGTGATGGAATTCAGCACGCCCTTGGTGACATCTTCAAAAGGGGCTTCCACTGTGGTGGGGGCCTCGCCCCTGAAAGTCTGGCGATAGGTGTCGCCTTTTTTTTCTATCAGTATGGCCTTGGTGGTGGTGCTGCCGCAGTCGGTGGCTATTATGACTTCCAGATCTTTATTTGACATAATCACGCTCCTGTAAGCTTTTCCACAAGATAAGAAATTGCCTTCGGATTCTCAAGCAGCTTGGTAAATTTTTCCACTTCGCTCTTGGCAAAAACCATATTGAGCATAGGCGCAAGAAACACCAGGCCCTGCGAACCGAGATTGTGCACCGGCCGCGTACCTTCAAGGGCCAGCACCGCCATGTCGCCAAGGGAACGTTTTTTAATTTTCCCCGCGATCAGGTCAAGGGTTTTCTTTTCCTCGTCATTTATCGCCTTGTGGGCGGGCAGTTTAAAAGCATTATCCCATATACCCATGTCAGTTTTATTCTACATAAAAACAAAACCTTATCAAAATATACAGGACGGTGCGGCTCAGACGGTCAATACTAGCCTATGGCTGTGCCGTATCGAGGGCTATGCCCTTCAGACGGCCTTGCCCCGCTCTTTTGGATTTACGGCCGGCAACCAAAAGGGCGGGGCTTGCGTAGGAGGGGAAACCGCCATGCGGTGTCCCCTCAGTTGTTGGGAAAGGGTCGTCTAACAACGGCCTGTGTCCATCAGACGGCCAATACTTGCGTAGGTGCCGTATCAGGGACGGTGTCCATCAGACGGCCAATACTTGCGTAGGTGCCGTATCAGGGACGGTGTCCATCAGACGGCCTTGAAAGAGATTCTGACTTTGGTGTATACTTTATTATAAGGGCCGGCCAAGGCCATTTAAGGATAAACCATATGAATAACTACACCAACGCAACAACCGGCAAGCCGTGGCTGCTTATCGCGATTGTGGCCTTAATATTGACCACGGCGCTGATAGTCGGTATAAAATTTTTTGTCGGGAGTGAGGCGCAGGAGTCCGCCGCCCCGAACGTTGCGCCGACTGATTTTAAGTTCCAGGGCGACAGCGGCCATACGCCGGGATATAGTCCTATTTCCCACTCTGAGACCGGCAGCGCCGGCTCGCTTGAAATGTTCAAAAAAACAAACGCCGGTTACTACAAGGAGGATTCTTCCTCCACTGAAAGCGGCACTGTCGCCGCCGAAGCGCCTAAAACCACAAAACCCGCTGTTTCGAAAACCGGCGCAAAAACCAAATCCTCAGCCGCCTCCATAAAACGCACAGTGATACCGAAAATGCAGACGACGAAAGGCTTTGGCACTGCAGCCGCCGGCACAAGCAAGGCTAACGCCCCTAAAGGCGCGGCCACGCCGGATATTTCAACTCTTATGAAGCAGGCCCTGCAGAAAAAGGGCCAATAGGAAAGCAGGGGGGTAACCAGTAAACGGTAACCGGTATCCAGTAACTGATTACCGGTTACCGATTACTGTTCTAACCGGGGCGGAACTTGAGTATACTGCGTCCGCTTTTTTCCGTTTATTAAAATAAATTTTAAGCTTTGAACCCGGCTTAAGGCCGTGGGCGCGCGCCGTGCCGCCGGCGAGTTCAAGCACGAACCGCGCGGGAGCTCCGGCCCTTGCCACTTCAGCCTCCGGCTGGCCGGTGAAAGACCTGGGCACCCGGTGGAAAATCCTGCCCGCTTTCATCTCACGGGAAAGAAAAACCATGTCCAGGTCTATAAAAGTGTTTTTCATCCAGAAATCTTTTACCCCGTCATCGTTAAAAACAAAAAGCATTCCCGTGTTTTGCGGAAGATCATTAATAAACATCAGGCCTTTGCCATGTTCCTCCGGGGTAAGCGCCAGCCGCGCGCCGACCTTGAAGCCGTCAGGCAGGATAATTTCCGCTCCCGACGCGCCGGCTGGAACCGAAAGGGCGGGGCAAGCCATGCACAAGATCGGGGCGAGCATTAACGCGAGGACGGCTTTTTTCATGGTTTTTTACCGGCGGGTGTGACACTGGCCTGTTCCGCCTTAGGAGGACTGTCCGCGACTGCGCCACTGGCCTGTCGCGGGCCTATGGCGTTGTCCGCGACTGTGGATATTTCAGCCGTAAACGCGCCGGACGACACAGCGGCGGCGGTACTGGCCTGCTCCGTCTTGAACAGGTTATCCGCAGTTAAGCTTTCCATAAACAGCGGGGTGTCCAAATCAGCCGCGGCCTTCATTTTTCCGGCCTCGGAAAACAGAGCAGTCAGATCCACGCCGTGTTTTTTGGCAAGCTGCCGGAGGCTGCCGTCCTTGGCCAGTTCCGACGCAAGTTTTGAAAAAGGGACTGCGGTCTTTTCGGAAATAAGGATAAGGGTTATAAGCTCCTGGCGGTAAAGCCCGGCGTGGAGATGCTTTAGAATTTCCTTCTCGCCCGCGGTGGACTCAAAAACCGAGTAAAGAATGGCGGGGCTTACCTGGGCGCTTAAAGCCCAGGCAAAAGCGTCATCGCTGAAAGTGTCAAGGCTGGCTTCGTCCTTTTTTAAAAAAGCATCCGGGCTCACCTCGGCGCCCAGCAAAACCTGGGCCACAGCCGGCGGGCCGGACAATGCCAACAAGAAAATCACTATGAGCGAGCGCATAGAATACGATGCCATAGGCTATCAGCTATAAGCCATGCGGCTGTTCCAGCCGCGCCATAGGCCGTATGCTTTAAGCCATAAGCCTTAAAGAATCTCCTTACAAGCCTATGGCATATGGCTTCTGGCGTAGGGCAGGAAGCTTACAGCGATGTCGTCACAAGTGTTTCCGTGGTAAGCACACCCGGTATTGACCGGATTTCCTGAACGACGATGTTGGAAAGCATGGGCAGGTCGTCGGTTTCCATGTCAAGCACCAAATCCCAGCGCCCGAACACGGCCGACATGTGCACCACGCTTCTGAGCGCTTTCAGTTTGGCAAGAGTCTGTTTTTCCTTGCCTGGCAATAGTTTAAGCAATACAAGTCCTGTTACCATAAGGCAACTTCCTCCTTGTCGCACCCCGCGCGCGCACTGCATAGCGCGAGGGGTGGATTAACGTACCTGTGCTCACTGCGAAGGTAATCGCGCGGGCTAAAAAAGCCGGTGGTACGGCAAAAATTATACCATTAAAATTAAGGTATAATTAGGTTTTCAGTCAATCACCTTTTATGCGCGCCTTGATACAGCGGGTCAAAAGAAGCGATGTCAGCGTGGAGGGCAAAGTGCGCTCCTCCATAGGGGCCGGCCTGCTGGTGTTTGTGGGAGTCGGGAAAGATGACGATGAAAACGACGCCCGGTTTCTGGCCGGGAAAACAGCCAATTTACGGATCTTTTCAAACGCCGAAGGTAAATTCGACCTTTCGCTTCTTGACATCAAGGGTGAGGCGCTGGTAGTCTCCCAATTTACGCTTTACGGAGACGCTTCAAAAGGCCGCCGCCCCGACTTTACCCAAGCCGCAAGGCCCGAACAGGCAATACCGCTCTACGAATACTTCATCAGCTGTCTTAAAGGCCTGGGACTTTCCGTGAAAACCGGCGTTTTCGCGGCCGAGATGGAAGTAACGCTGGTAAATAACGGGCCGGTAACGATATGGCTGGAAAGCGAAAAACGCCATATGCCATAAGGGCGCCGCGCCCGCCATACGCCATAAGCTATAAGGAAACTTCCGAAAAAGCATATAGC
It contains:
- a CDS encoding Lrp/AsnC ligand binding domain-containing protein gives rise to the protein MVTGLVLLKLLPGKEKQTLAKLKALRSVVHMSAVFGRWDLVLDMETDDLPMLSNIVVQEIRSIPGVLTTETLVTTSL
- the dtd gene encoding D-aminoacyl-tRNA deacylase is translated as MRALIQRVKRSDVSVEGKVRSSIGAGLLVFVGVGKDDDENDARFLAGKTANLRIFSNAEGKFDLSLLDIKGEALVVSQFTLYGDASKGRRPDFTQAARPEQAIPLYEYFISCLKGLGLSVKTGVFAAEMEVTLVNNGPVTIWLESEKRHMP
- a CDS encoding DUF192 domain-containing protein, which produces MKKAVLALMLAPILCMACPALSVPAGASGAEIILPDGFKVGARLALTPEEHGKGLMFINDLPQNTGMLFVFNDDGVKDFWMKNTFIDLDMVFLSREMKAGRIFHRVPRSFTGQPEAEVARAGAPARFVLELAGGTARAHGLKPGSKLKIYFNKRKKADAVYSSSAPVRTVIGNR
- a CDS encoding glutamate mutase L; this encodes MSNKDLEVIIATDCGSTTTKAILIEKKGDTYRQTFRGEAPTTVEAPFEDVTKGVLNSITEVEELSGRKILDGENIITPNNGNTGADIYVSTSSAGGGLQMMVAGAVKAMTGESAQRCALGAGAIVMDVLASNDGRADHEKIERIRQLRPDMMLLSGGTDGGTITHVVELAQFLKAADPKPRLGASYKLPVIYAGNNKAHQQIKDILGDRTALIITENIRPSLERENLMPARHKIHDIFLEHVMQQAPGYPKLMKMVGAPIMPTPAAVGSMTEKFAKANKFNVLAVDIGGATTDVFSVFSGVFNRTVSANLGMSYSISNVMAETGLANILRWLPFDVEEQDLRNRLKNKMIRPTTIPQTVEDLQIEHAVAREALRLAFDQHKSLAVGLKGVQQERSISDAFEQTASGASLINIMRLDYVIGSGGILAHSPRRTQSMLMMIDAYQPEGVTRMAVDSIFMMPHLGVLAQISEKAALDVFYNDCLVRMGTCLAPKGLAKEGQVIMDWEVTAPGAKRLWGDLRFGDILHIPLEAAKAKLTARPAKGFDMGAGSGNKVEADIEGGVVGLVLDGRGRPFELPKSHSKRIADLNKWYKAMGMYPV